The following coding sequences lie in one Paracidovorax avenae genomic window:
- a CDS encoding inositol monophosphatase family protein, with protein MSSNLHPMLNVAIKAARAAGAIINRAALDVEAVRVSQKQINDFVTEVDHASEQAIIETLLTAYPGHGILAEESGSQYGAKDSEFIWVIDPLDGTTNFIHGFPVYCVSIALMVRGKVEQAVIYDPTRNDLFTATKGRGAYLNERRIRVSKRTQLKESLLSTGFPFRPGDNFKTYLHIMSDVMQRTAGLRRPGAAALDLAYVAAGFTEGFFETGLSIWDVAAGSLLVTEAGGLVGNFTGEADFLEQRECLAATPRIYGQLVPILSKYSKFASAGDKAAVRQAVRNDTPAGEAVAADADVDAESAPAPEAEDGQAAPRAPF; from the coding sequence ATGTCGTCCAATCTGCACCCCATGCTCAACGTGGCCATCAAGGCCGCTCGCGCCGCCGGCGCCATCATCAACCGCGCGGCGCTCGACGTCGAAGCGGTGCGCGTTTCGCAGAAGCAGATCAACGACTTCGTGACCGAGGTGGACCACGCGAGCGAGCAGGCCATCATCGAGACCCTGCTCACCGCCTATCCGGGCCACGGCATCCTCGCCGAGGAATCGGGCAGCCAATACGGCGCGAAGGATTCGGAATTCATCTGGGTCATCGACCCGCTGGACGGCACCACCAACTTCATCCACGGCTTTCCCGTCTATTGCGTGAGCATCGCGCTCATGGTGCGCGGCAAGGTCGAGCAGGCCGTCATCTACGACCCGACCCGCAACGACCTCTTCACGGCGACCAAGGGCCGCGGCGCCTACCTGAACGAGCGGCGCATCCGCGTGTCCAAGCGCACGCAGCTCAAGGAAAGCCTGCTGTCCACCGGCTTCCCGTTCCGCCCGGGCGACAATTTCAAGACCTACCTGCACATCATGTCCGACGTGATGCAGCGCACGGCCGGCCTGCGCCGCCCCGGCGCGGCCGCGCTGGACCTCGCCTACGTGGCGGCCGGCTTCACCGAAGGCTTCTTCGAGACGGGCCTGTCCATCTGGGACGTGGCGGCCGGCTCGCTGCTGGTGACCGAGGCCGGCGGCCTAGTGGGCAATTTCACGGGCGAGGCCGACTTCCTGGAGCAGCGCGAGTGCCTGGCGGCCACGCCGCGCATCTACGGCCAGCTGGTGCCGATCCTCTCCAAGTACAGCAAGTTCGCCAGCGCGGGCGACAAGGCTGCCGTGCGCCAGGCCGTGCGCAATGACACGCCGGCAGGAGAGGCCGTCGCGGCGGATGCCGATGTGGACGCGGAGTCCGCCCCGGCGCCCGAAGCAGAAGACGGACAGGCGGCGCCGCGCGCACCGTTCTGA
- a CDS encoding putative bifunctional diguanylate cyclase/phosphodiesterase codes for MPDHESSAEARERERLHLLDCSMLLDTPASEEFDQITRLASQIFDMPVSLVTFVDADRQWFKSRLGFPLAQTGRAWSFCTHVVETADVMVVEDTALDPRFEANLLVTDEPHIRFYAGAPLLLDSGHVLGTLCVLDHRPRTFSAQQRDQLATLARMTMAQIELHQRAGRVNAVTRLPNRAQLFADLRSRPAGTSSALMLVEIMEHERMLAESRAVGVEPLESLSIAFAAKLKRLAGPGTTVYHVGEMRFALEPAGDTHPQREAFAAAAVAGLGGPTAFDGRVIELAPTAGLVEFDPGHVGPGDALRMASTALHSGVGGGAAFAWHDAALDASHRRAYRLMREISPALERGEFRLVYQPKLNLRAGAFTGVESLARWRHPELGDVSPGEFIPLVESGALIHAFTRWVLRTALGQLARWRGEGIELTMAVNVSSRNLEEAAFVDDVRSICAAAGVDPRYLHVECTENAVMTSARTQEALEEIRAMGAQISLDDFGMGYCNLACLRRLPVELLKLDQSLVKPIDGDTRAWLLVKSLILMGHSLGYRILAEGVETREAYSMLAGAGCDAVQGYHLSRPLEAEAIPGFLRLPLPEWKA; via the coding sequence ATGCCAGACCACGAATCGTCTGCCGAAGCCCGTGAGAGGGAGCGGCTCCATCTTCTCGACTGCTCGATGCTGCTGGACACCCCGGCGAGCGAAGAGTTCGACCAGATCACCCGGCTTGCCAGCCAGATCTTCGACATGCCCGTGTCGTTGGTGACTTTCGTGGACGCCGATCGCCAATGGTTCAAGTCGCGCCTGGGCTTTCCGCTGGCGCAGACCGGCCGGGCGTGGTCCTTCTGCACCCATGTCGTGGAAACAGCCGATGTCATGGTGGTGGAGGACACCGCCCTTGACCCGCGTTTCGAGGCCAATCTTCTCGTGACGGATGAGCCGCACATCCGTTTCTATGCCGGCGCGCCCCTGCTGCTGGACTCCGGCCACGTGCTCGGCACCCTGTGCGTGCTCGACCACCGCCCCCGGACGTTCAGTGCGCAACAGCGCGACCAGCTGGCCACGCTGGCCAGGATGACCATGGCGCAGATCGAGTTGCACCAGCGCGCGGGCAGGGTCAATGCCGTGACGCGGCTGCCCAACCGCGCGCAGCTGTTCGCAGACCTGCGCTCGCGGCCCGCGGGTACGTCGTCGGCGCTGATGCTGGTCGAGATCATGGAGCATGAACGCATGCTTGCCGAATCCCGTGCGGTGGGCGTCGAGCCGCTCGAATCGCTCTCCATCGCGTTCGCAGCCAAGCTCAAGCGGCTCGCCGGGCCGGGCACCACCGTCTACCACGTGGGCGAGATGCGTTTCGCCCTGGAGCCCGCCGGAGACACCCACCCGCAGCGCGAGGCGTTCGCCGCGGCGGCGGTGGCCGGCCTGGGCGGCCCGACGGCCTTCGACGGGCGCGTGATCGAACTGGCGCCCACGGCGGGACTGGTGGAGTTCGACCCCGGGCACGTGGGGCCGGGCGACGCGCTGAGAATGGCCAGCACGGCCCTGCATTCGGGCGTGGGCGGCGGGGCGGCGTTCGCGTGGCACGACGCCGCTCTGGATGCTTCCCACCGCCGCGCCTATCGCCTGATGCGGGAGATTTCGCCGGCGCTGGAGCGTGGTGAATTCAGGCTGGTGTACCAGCCCAAGCTCAACCTGCGCGCAGGCGCGTTCACGGGCGTGGAGTCGCTCGCGCGCTGGCGCCATCCCGAGCTGGGCGACGTCTCGCCGGGAGAATTCATACCGCTGGTGGAAAGCGGCGCGCTCATCCACGCATTCACCCGCTGGGTGCTGCGGACCGCGCTGGGGCAACTGGCGCGCTGGCGCGGGGAGGGCATCGAACTCACGATGGCGGTCAACGTCTCCTCTCGCAACCTGGAAGAGGCCGCCTTCGTGGATGACGTGCGGAGTATCTGCGCGGCAGCCGGCGTCGATCCGCGCTACCTGCACGTGGAATGCACCGAGAACGCGGTGATGACCAGCGCACGCACCCAGGAAGCCCTGGAGGAAATCCGGGCCATGGGCGCGCAGATCTCGCTGGACGATTTCGGCATGGGGTATTGCAACCTGGCGTGCCTGCGCCGCCTGCCGGTGGAGTTGCTGAAGCTGGACCAGTCGCTGGTCAAGCCGATCGATGGCGATACCCGGGCATGGCTGCTGGTGAAGTCGCTGATATTGATGGGCCATTCGCTGGGCTACCGCATCCTGGCCGAAGGCGTGGAAACCCGGGAGGCTTACAGCATGCTGGCGGGCGCGGGATGTGATGCGGTGCAGGGTTACCACTTGTCGCGGCCGCTGGAGGCGGAGGCGATCCCTGGATTCCTGCGCCTGCCGCTGCCGGAGTGGAAGGCCTGA
- a CDS encoding two-component system response regulator, whose product MDTSLLSDDPMLKDRTIATVLVVDDTPDNLALMATLLRDHYLVKVANHGEKALRIAQSDAPPDLILLDIMMPGLDGYEVCRQLKAHPASRDIPVIFLTARSTPEDERRGLSVGAVDYITKPISPPILLARVHTHLSLKATADFLRDKSAYLEREVALRTLEVQAIQDVTIMAMTSLAETRDNETGNHIRRTQLYVKALAERLARHPRFETVLNERMIDLLYKSAPLHDIGKIGIPDSILLKPGKLTAEEFEVMKTHTTLGRDAIENAERRLGMRVAFLSVSKEIAYSHQEKWDGSGYPLGLAGDAIPVSARLMAVADVYDALISKRVYKPAFSHEQACTTIIKGRGAHFDPDMVDAFVDLAEDFRQIALKYPDPE is encoded by the coding sequence ATGGACACTTCCCTGCTCTCCGATGACCCCATGCTCAAGGACCGGACCATCGCCACGGTGCTGGTGGTGGACGACACCCCCGACAACCTCGCGCTCATGGCCACGCTGCTGCGCGACCATTACCTCGTCAAGGTGGCCAACCACGGCGAGAAGGCGCTGCGCATCGCCCAGTCGGACGCGCCGCCCGACCTGATCCTGCTCGACATCATGATGCCCGGCCTGGACGGCTACGAGGTCTGCCGGCAGCTCAAGGCGCATCCCGCCTCGCGCGACATTCCCGTCATCTTCCTGACCGCGCGCAGCACGCCGGAAGACGAGCGGCGCGGCCTGTCAGTGGGCGCGGTGGACTACATCACCAAGCCGATCAGCCCGCCCATCCTGCTCGCGCGGGTGCACACGCACCTCAGCCTCAAGGCCACGGCGGATTTCCTGCGCGACAAGAGTGCCTACCTCGAGCGCGAGGTGGCCCTGCGGACGCTGGAGGTGCAGGCCATCCAGGACGTGACCATCATGGCCATGACCTCGCTCGCGGAAACGCGGGACAACGAAACCGGCAACCACATCCGGCGCACGCAGCTCTACGTCAAGGCCCTGGCCGAGCGGCTGGCGCGCCATCCGCGCTTCGAGACGGTGCTCAACGAGCGCATGATCGACCTGCTCTACAAATCCGCGCCGCTGCACGACATCGGCAAGATCGGCATTCCCGACAGCATCCTCCTCAAGCCCGGCAAGCTCACCGCCGAGGAGTTCGAGGTCATGAAGACCCACACCACGCTCGGCCGCGACGCCATCGAGAACGCCGAGCGGCGGCTGGGCATGCGGGTGGCGTTCCTGAGCGTGTCCAAGGAGATCGCCTACAGCCACCAGGAGAAGTGGGACGGCAGCGGCTACCCGCTGGGGCTGGCGGGCGATGCGATTCCCGTCTCGGCGCGGCTGATGGCGGTGGCCGACGTGTACGACGCGCTCATCAGCAAGCGCGTGTACAAGCCCGCCTTCTCGCACGAACAGGCCTGCACCACCATCATCAAGGGCCGAGGAGCGCATTTCGACCCGGACATGGTCGATGCCTTCGTGGACCTGGCGGAGGATTTCCGGCAGATCGCGCTGAAATACCCGGATCCGGAGTGA
- a CDS encoding mechanosensitive ion channel family protein translates to MDFFTHLSPWVATAVAALIAVTAAAVVHRIAALVALRATRGVPVLHTVVQACVPVVRVLLPLAALQVVWVAASNEQPYIGAIRHTGGLALIGAVAWLLVAGIGGLADGVIARYPADVEDNLAARRIATQARVLSRTAMTGVVMAALALMLMTFPGARQVGASLLASAGVVGIVAGIAARPVFSNMIAGLQIALAQPIRIDDVLIVEGEWGRVEEITGTYVVLRIWDERRLIIPLQWFIENPFQNWTRTSSAILGTVFLYADYRMPLDPLRQELDRILATAPEWDQRVKVLQLTDVTERTIQIRVLVSARSSGLAFDLRCRVREALVAFMQREYPEGLPQTRAVLSEGGGTAGAEQAPPIIHSPATRRDNP, encoded by the coding sequence ATGGATTTTTTTACACACCTCTCTCCCTGGGTAGCGACGGCGGTCGCGGCGCTGATCGCGGTCACTGCCGCTGCGGTGGTGCATCGCATCGCGGCCCTCGTGGCCCTGCGCGCCACGCGTGGCGTGCCTGTCCTGCACACGGTGGTGCAGGCCTGCGTGCCCGTGGTGCGCGTGCTGCTGCCCCTGGCGGCGCTGCAGGTCGTCTGGGTGGCCGCGAGCAATGAGCAGCCCTACATCGGCGCCATCCGGCACACGGGCGGACTGGCGCTGATCGGGGCCGTGGCCTGGCTGCTGGTGGCCGGCATCGGCGGCCTGGCCGACGGCGTGATCGCCCGCTACCCCGCCGACGTGGAGGACAACCTCGCGGCGCGGCGCATCGCCACCCAGGCGCGGGTGCTGTCGCGCACCGCCATGACGGGCGTGGTGATGGCCGCCCTCGCCCTCATGCTGATGACGTTTCCCGGCGCGCGGCAGGTCGGGGCCAGTCTGCTGGCTTCCGCGGGCGTCGTCGGCATCGTGGCCGGTATCGCGGCCCGGCCGGTGTTCAGCAACATGATAGCCGGCCTGCAGATCGCGCTGGCGCAGCCCATCCGCATCGACGACGTGCTCATCGTGGAAGGCGAATGGGGCCGGGTGGAGGAAATCACAGGCACCTACGTGGTGCTGCGCATCTGGGACGAGCGCCGGCTCATCATCCCGCTGCAGTGGTTCATCGAGAACCCGTTCCAGAACTGGACGCGCACCAGCTCGGCCATCCTCGGCACCGTGTTCCTGTATGCCGACTACCGCATGCCGCTGGATCCGCTGCGCCAGGAACTCGACCGCATCCTGGCCACTGCCCCGGAATGGGACCAGCGCGTGAAGGTGCTGCAGCTCACCGACGTGACCGAGCGCACCATCCAGATCCGCGTGCTGGTGTCGGCCCGCTCGTCCGGGCTGGCGTTCGACCTGCGCTGCCGCGTGCGGGAAGCCCTTGTCGCATTCATGCAACGCGAATACCCGGAGGGCCTGCCGCAGACGCGGGCGGTGCTGTCGGAAGGCGGCGGAACGGCAGGAGCGGAGCAGGCGCCGCCAATAATCCACAGTCCCGCCACTCGCCGGGACAACCCATGA
- a CDS encoding PAS domain S-box protein gives MSPRLGSLSALFDKVAQRDGQWLRGWAVVLVLSAIGAWLAVAAVAEWREAARAQEREGLLGHAAEVLMSQTAGSPLLGAVALLGLSEPTLKAVALGTLPPNAPEALARLAVARGRFLLSGVYVLNAGGRVVAHETPASPALGMDLSHRPYFLQAMRGAVNVYPALGTNSQDRGLYYAAPLYEGDTPASVIVGVVLVKMSFEPVETQLQRSGYPMALLSPQGVAFAATQPEWRYAIAPPLTQERIDAIRRQRQFGTLFDSGVAQALPFRPDAREAVVGGVRYAVERRNLEWHDPDGPWQLVMLDDLHALLPAPQRWQIGVGVFALLLVLGGMLLDMMRHRARMALAMERFRVLGAALQSSPVAVVITDAEGRIDWVNSQYEANTGYSLEEVRGRKPSLVASGLTPPETYRQMWSRLIAGLPWRGEFINQRQDGTIYHDEATLSPVFDDRGRRIAIVGLHENVTERITAHQELQRRERELNDALAQQTAIFDNAPPVLIVADDHLLRFNPACLELLGVQPGQLEGRRAETIFGGEEFHRRFMARIEGRLEAGESVREVARLVRRDGTVFEARLSGRLLPLQGYTHACIWVVEDVTEARRSETAMREMNERLILAQEAGRVGVFDLDLARDHLVFSEKLGSLYGLPHRPQGLRLVDWMDSLHMEDRPRVQARLDAALAGTATGMQDSWRVVRPDGSERWLLCSARIERDAEGRARRLIGVQVDVHEQKELEARLADQLAFQQALVDAIPIPLFHKDGDGRYRGFNRAYEEAFGIRREDFLGKTVHEAGFLNQAERAEFEADARTIRAGGPPIHKEVDLTYADGEIHHTLFWMHGFQRPDGSPGGSIGTLVDITDRQRAERELRRAKELAEETTALKSNFLANMSHEIRTPMNAIIGMSHLALKSGLTPRQADYVAKIQQAGQHLLGVINDILDFSRIEAGKLVVEKQPFMLDRVLEGMADVVGYKAGVKGLELVLDVAPDVPPHLVGDALRLGQILINFANNAIKFTERGEIHVRVRVVERHGRRVLLRFEVRDTGIGVAPEQMGRLFQSFQQADASTTRRFGGSGLGLAISKNLAELMGGEVGAESVLGEGSTFWVMLPLECAESALQAPPLPPALRNGRVLIVDDNHTAAAVLSEMLRNMGFETRESHAGAQALDMLRDAAADGEPYGLLLIDWRMPGMDGIELARRIHELGLDQAPQMLMVTAYGRDEIMPAAKEQGIETVLVKPVSASLLYDTLAQPLAHGWLPAHAHLARPDDDQPPPQLRGASVLLVEDNELNQLVAVELLRGAGFIVDVAAHGQAALDCVARTEYDVVLMDMQMPVMDGETATRRLRADPRHARLPVIAMTANAMEADRRRCFEAGMNDHVPKPIEPTVLWRALARWVRPRPGIGIGGALGDAAPAGAGQGGSPEALPDGVEGLDIAAGLQRALGRPALYGDLLRRFMDGQRDTAAALQAALHGGERGVAERLAHTLKSVAGNIGAIPLAHAAHQLEQALRADGAGDDVSAQALAVCDRLDALLLGLAHWRLAGAQPAAAQAGATAPADAADGGTEAAQQSALAQLCALLRADDPGAVEFLQQQAVLLRRALGPGFVAAETHIRDFDFEHALAVIDAPPEPSIVSGAA, from the coding sequence ATGAGCCCGCGCCTGGGCAGCCTGTCCGCGCTGTTCGACAAGGTGGCCCAGCGCGACGGCCAGTGGCTGCGGGGCTGGGCCGTGGTGCTGGTGCTGTCCGCCATCGGCGCATGGCTGGCGGTGGCTGCCGTGGCGGAATGGCGGGAGGCCGCGCGCGCGCAGGAGCGGGAGGGCCTGCTGGGCCATGCCGCCGAGGTGCTGATGAGCCAGACTGCCGGCAGCCCGCTGCTGGGCGCGGTGGCTCTGCTGGGCCTGAGCGAGCCCACGCTGAAGGCCGTGGCGCTAGGCACGCTGCCGCCCAACGCTCCGGAGGCGCTGGCCCGCCTGGCCGTGGCGCGCGGCCGTTTCCTGCTGAGCGGCGTGTACGTGCTGAATGCCGGCGGCCGGGTGGTGGCGCACGAGACGCCGGCCTCCCCGGCCCTCGGGATGGATCTGTCCCACCGGCCCTATTTCCTGCAGGCGATGCGCGGCGCGGTGAACGTGTACCCCGCGCTCGGCACGAACTCGCAGGACCGCGGGCTGTACTACGCCGCGCCGCTCTACGAGGGCGATACGCCCGCGAGCGTGATCGTGGGGGTGGTGCTCGTGAAGATGTCCTTCGAGCCGGTGGAAACCCAGCTGCAGCGCTCGGGCTACCCGATGGCGTTGCTGTCGCCGCAGGGCGTGGCCTTCGCCGCCACGCAGCCGGAGTGGCGCTATGCCATCGCGCCGCCGCTGACGCAGGAGCGCATCGACGCGATCCGGCGGCAGCGCCAGTTCGGCACGCTGTTCGACAGCGGCGTGGCGCAGGCCCTGCCGTTCCGTCCGGATGCGCGCGAGGCCGTGGTGGGGGGCGTTCGCTATGCGGTGGAGCGCCGCAACCTCGAATGGCACGACCCGGACGGCCCGTGGCAGCTGGTGATGCTCGACGACCTGCATGCGCTGCTGCCGGCGCCGCAGCGCTGGCAGATCGGCGTGGGCGTGTTCGCCCTGCTGCTGGTGCTGGGCGGCATGCTGCTGGACATGATGCGCCACCGCGCGCGCATGGCGCTGGCGATGGAGCGCTTCCGCGTGCTGGGCGCGGCGCTGCAGTCCAGCCCCGTGGCCGTGGTGATCACCGATGCCGAGGGCCGCATCGACTGGGTCAACTCTCAATACGAGGCCAATACGGGCTATAGCCTGGAAGAGGTGCGCGGCCGCAAGCCTTCGCTGGTGGCCTCCGGGCTGACGCCGCCCGAAACGTACCGGCAGATGTGGTCGCGGCTGATCGCGGGCCTGCCCTGGCGCGGCGAATTCATCAACCAGCGGCAGGACGGCACGATCTACCACGACGAGGCGACCCTCTCGCCGGTGTTCGACGACCGGGGCCGGCGCATCGCGATCGTGGGCCTGCACGAGAACGTGACCGAGCGCATCACGGCCCACCAGGAACTGCAGCGGCGCGAGCGCGAGCTCAACGACGCGCTCGCGCAGCAGACGGCCATCTTCGATAACGCCCCGCCCGTGCTGATCGTGGCCGACGACCACCTGCTGCGCTTCAACCCCGCCTGCCTGGAGCTGCTGGGTGTGCAGCCGGGGCAGCTGGAGGGGCGCAGGGCGGAGACCATCTTCGGTGGCGAGGAATTCCACCGGCGCTTCATGGCGCGTATCGAGGGCCGGCTGGAGGCGGGCGAGTCCGTGCGGGAGGTCGCGCGGCTGGTGCGCCGGGACGGAACGGTTTTCGAGGCGCGGCTTTCGGGCCGCCTGCTGCCGCTGCAGGGCTACACGCATGCCTGCATCTGGGTGGTCGAGGACGTCACGGAGGCGCGGCGCTCCGAGACGGCCATGCGCGAGATGAACGAGCGCCTGATCCTGGCGCAGGAGGCCGGCCGCGTCGGGGTCTTCGACCTCGACCTGGCGCGCGACCACCTGGTGTTCAGCGAAAAGCTCGGATCTCTCTACGGGCTGCCCCACCGGCCGCAGGGACTGCGGCTGGTGGACTGGATGGACAGCCTGCACATGGAAGACCGGCCGCGGGTCCAGGCGCGCCTGGATGCCGCCCTGGCGGGCACGGCCACCGGCATGCAGGACTCGTGGCGCGTGGTGCGGCCGGACGGCAGCGAGCGCTGGCTGCTGTGCTCGGCGCGCATCGAGCGGGATGCCGAGGGGCGGGCGCGGCGGCTCATCGGCGTGCAGGTGGACGTACATGAGCAGAAGGAACTGGAGGCCCGCCTCGCGGACCAGCTCGCGTTCCAGCAGGCGCTGGTGGACGCCATTCCGATTCCGCTGTTCCACAAGGACGGGGACGGGCGCTACCGGGGATTCAACCGGGCCTACGAGGAAGCCTTCGGCATCCGCCGGGAGGACTTCCTGGGCAAGACGGTGCACGAGGCGGGCTTCCTCAACCAGGCCGAGCGCGCCGAATTCGAGGCCGACGCCCGCACCATCCGCGCCGGCGGGCCGCCGATCCACAAGGAGGTCGATCTCACCTATGCCGACGGAGAGATCCACCACACCCTGTTCTGGATGCATGGCTTCCAGCGGCCCGACGGCTCTCCCGGCGGCTCCATCGGCACGCTGGTGGACATCACCGACCGCCAGCGGGCCGAGCGCGAACTGCGCCGGGCCAAGGAACTGGCGGAGGAAACCACGGCGCTCAAGTCCAACTTCCTGGCCAACATGAGCCACGAGATCCGCACGCCGATGAACGCCATCATCGGGATGTCGCACCTCGCGCTCAAGTCGGGCCTCACGCCGCGCCAGGCCGACTACGTTGCCAAGATCCAGCAGGCCGGCCAGCACCTGCTGGGGGTGATCAACGACATCCTGGATTTCTCGCGCATCGAGGCCGGCAAGCTGGTCGTGGAAAAGCAGCCCTTCATGCTCGACCGCGTGCTGGAAGGCATGGCCGACGTGGTGGGCTACAAGGCGGGCGTGAAGGGGCTGGAGCTGGTGCTCGACGTGGCGCCCGACGTGCCGCCCCATCTCGTGGGCGATGCCCTGCGGCTGGGCCAGATCCTCATCAATTTCGCCAACAACGCGATCAAGTTCACCGAGCGCGGCGAGATCCACGTGCGCGTGCGGGTGGTGGAGCGCCACGGCCGGCGCGTGCTGCTGCGCTTCGAGGTGCGCGATACCGGCATCGGCGTGGCACCAGAGCAGATGGGCCGGCTCTTCCAGAGCTTCCAGCAGGCCGACGCCTCGACCACGCGGCGCTTCGGCGGCAGCGGCCTCGGGCTGGCCATCTCCAAGAACCTGGCCGAGCTCATGGGGGGCGAGGTCGGCGCCGAAAGCGTCCTGGGCGAAGGCTCGACCTTCTGGGTCATGCTGCCGCTCGAATGCGCAGAGAGCGCGCTGCAAGCGCCGCCCCTGCCGCCTGCGCTGCGCAACGGGCGCGTGCTCATCGTGGACGACAACCACACGGCCGCCGCCGTGCTCTCGGAAATGCTGCGCAACATGGGCTTCGAGACCCGCGAGTCCCATGCGGGCGCGCAGGCGCTGGACATGCTGCGGGATGCCGCGGCGGACGGCGAACCCTACGGGTTGCTGCTCATCGACTGGCGCATGCCCGGCATGGATGGCATCGAGCTGGCCCGGCGCATCCACGAGCTGGGCCTGGACCAGGCCCCGCAGATGCTCATGGTGACGGCCTACGGTCGCGACGAAATCATGCCGGCCGCGAAGGAGCAGGGCATCGAGACGGTGCTGGTCAAGCCGGTGAGCGCCTCGCTGCTCTACGACACGCTGGCGCAGCCGCTGGCCCACGGCTGGCTGCCGGCCCACGCGCACCTGGCGCGGCCCGACGACGACCAGCCGCCGCCGCAGCTGCGCGGTGCCTCCGTGCTGCTGGTGGAGGACAACGAACTGAACCAGCTCGTGGCCGTGGAACTGCTGCGTGGTGCCGGCTTCATCGTGGACGTGGCGGCCCACGGGCAGGCGGCGCTGGACTGCGTGGCGCGCACCGAATACGACGTGGTGCTCATGGACATGCAGATGCCCGTGATGGACGGCGAGACGGCCACGCGCCGCCTGCGCGCCGATCCGCGCCACGCGCGCCTGCCCGTCATCGCGATGACCGCGAACGCGATGGAGGCCGACCGGCGCCGCTGCTTCGAGGCCGGCATGAACGACCACGTGCCCAAGCCGATCGAGCCGACCGTGCTGTGGCGCGCGCTGGCCCGGTGGGTGCGCCCGCGGCCGGGCATCGGCATCGGCGGCGCCCTGGGCGACGCGGCGCCGGCCGGTGCAGGGCAGGGCGGTTCGCCGGAGGCACTGCCCGATGGCGTGGAGGGGCTGGATATCGCCGCCGGCCTGCAGCGCGCCCTGGGCCGGCCCGCGCTTTATGGCGACCTGCTGCGGCGCTTCATGGATGGACAGCGCGACACCGCCGCCGCCCTGCAGGCCGCGTTGCACGGCGGGGAACGCGGCGTGGCCGAGCGGCTGGCGCACACGCTCAAGTCGGTGGCCGGCAACATCGGCGCCATACCGCTGGCACACGCCGCGCACCAGCTGGAGCAGGCATTGCGCGCCGACGGGGCGGGGGACGACGTCTCCGCCCAGGCCCTGGCGGTGTGCGACCGGCTCGATGCGCTGCTGCTCGGCCTGGCGCATTGGCGCCTCGCGGGGGCGCAACCGGCAGCGGCCCAGGCGGGCGCCACGGCGCCGGCCGATGCCGCCGACGGCGGCACGGAGGCCGCGCAGCAGTCCGCGCTCGCACAGCTGTGCGCGCTGCTGCGCGCCGACGACCCCGGCGCCGTGGAGTTCCTGCAGCAGCAGGCCGTGCTGCTGCGCCGCGCCCTCGGGCCCGGTTTCGTCGCCGCGGAAACGCACATCCGCGATTTCGACTTCGAACATGCCCTGGCGGTCATCGACGCGCCGCCGGAGCCTTCCATCGTTTCCGGCGCCGCGTGA
- a CDS encoding ABC transporter permease gives MGSAALFLRLALASLSGQARYPASALMLTVGQGLVTAIEAMAVWAMFHRFGDVQGWRIGEVAVFYGLVNCMFAIADALGRGFDTLGTQFLRTGAFDRLLLRPRPVWLQLMAHDVRISRAGRLLQGLAVLAFGTVHAEVAWTAQTVALAVFAVAGGVALFLGILVLQGALSFWTTESLEVANVLTYGGVEAAQYPLALYARWLRYLLTFAVPLACVAYYPVLPILGRTDPLGAPAWVGWVSPLAGFAFLAAAFGAWGLGMRRHASTGS, from the coding sequence ATGGGATCGGCTGCGCTGTTCCTGCGCCTCGCGCTGGCATCGCTGAGCGGACAGGCACGCTACCCCGCGTCGGCGCTGATGCTCACCGTGGGCCAGGGCCTGGTGACGGCCATCGAGGCGATGGCCGTCTGGGCGATGTTCCACCGGTTCGGCGACGTGCAGGGCTGGCGCATCGGCGAGGTGGCCGTGTTCTACGGGCTGGTGAACTGCATGTTCGCCATCGCCGACGCCCTGGGCCGGGGCTTCGACACGCTGGGCACGCAGTTCCTCCGCACGGGGGCCTTCGACCGCCTGCTGTTGCGCCCGCGCCCGGTGTGGCTGCAGCTGATGGCCCACGATGTGCGCATCAGCCGCGCGGGGCGCCTGCTGCAGGGGCTCGCCGTTCTGGCCTTCGGCACGGTCCATGCCGAGGTCGCCTGGACGGCGCAGACGGTGGCGCTGGCCGTGTTCGCGGTGGCCGGCGGCGTGGCGCTGTTCCTGGGCATCCTGGTGCTGCAGGGGGCCCTCTCTTTCTGGACCACCGAGAGCCTGGAGGTCGCCAACGTGCTCACCTACGGGGGCGTGGAGGCAGCCCAGTACCCGCTGGCGCTGTATGCCCGCTGGCTGCGGTACCTGCTCACGTTCGCCGTGCCGCTGGCCTGCGTGGCCTACTACCCCGTTCTGCCGATCCTGGGGCGGACCGATCCGCTCGGAGCGCCCGCCTGGGTGGGCTGGGTTTCACCGCTCGCGGGCTTCGCATTCCTCGCGGCGGCATTCGGCGCCTGGGGCCTCGGAATGCGGCGCCACGCATCCACGGGCAGCTGA